A single genomic interval of Ramlibacter sp. harbors:
- a CDS encoding alpha/beta hydrolase codes for MPPRLPLQSTDIRGAARLATDATLGLTDLVEAMHERIARAPGLGAASASQRTSGITGLVYKTVRGVTRVAGGSIDALLGLLTPALAPVLDAGDSGPEREAIVAALNGVLGDYLVSTGNPLATPMTLRREGQALELKRAALAAQLPRANGRLLVLVHGLCMNDRQWLREGHDHGAALARDLGFTPLYLHYNTGLHISLNGRALATQLEQLLEQWPHAVQRLALVGHSMGGLVLRSAWHYGAQAGHRWPAQVDDMVFLGSPHHGAPLERAGNWVDIVLGAAPYAAPFARLGKVRSAGITDLRHGNLVDEDWVGRDRFERGPDRRQHLPLPPGVRCYTAAASVGEERRDLKDRLLGDGLVPLDSALGRHADAARTLDFPASHQWVGYGINHLKLLNRPEVYAPLRRWLGENR; via the coding sequence ATGCCCCCACGCCTGCCACTGCAAAGCACCGACATTCGCGGCGCGGCGCGCCTGGCCACCGACGCCACCCTGGGCCTGACCGACCTGGTGGAGGCCATGCACGAGCGGATCGCGCGGGCGCCGGGCCTGGGCGCAGCCTCGGCGAGCCAGCGCACCAGCGGCATCACCGGGCTGGTCTACAAGACGGTGCGCGGCGTGACCCGCGTGGCCGGTGGCAGCATTGACGCGCTGCTGGGCCTGCTGACCCCGGCGCTGGCACCGGTGCTCGATGCGGGCGACTCGGGGCCGGAGCGCGAGGCCATCGTGGCCGCGCTCAACGGCGTGCTGGGCGACTACCTGGTGAGCACCGGCAACCCGCTGGCCACGCCCATGACGCTGCGCCGCGAGGGCCAGGCGCTGGAACTGAAGCGCGCCGCGCTGGCCGCGCAACTGCCGCGCGCCAACGGCCGGCTGCTGGTGCTGGTGCACGGCCTGTGCATGAACGACCGGCAGTGGCTGCGCGAGGGCCACGACCATGGCGCGGCGCTGGCGCGCGACCTGGGCTTCACGCCGCTGTACCTGCACTACAACACGGGCCTGCACATCTCGCTGAACGGCCGCGCGCTGGCCACGCAGCTGGAGCAACTGCTCGAGCAGTGGCCGCACGCGGTGCAGCGGCTGGCGCTGGTGGGCCACAGCATGGGCGGGCTGGTGCTGCGCAGCGCCTGGCACTATGGCGCGCAGGCCGGCCACCGCTGGCCGGCGCAGGTCGATGACATGGTGTTTCTGGGCTCGCCGCACCACGGCGCGCCGCTGGAGCGCGCCGGCAACTGGGTCGACATCGTGCTGGGCGCGGCGCCCTATGCCGCGCCATTTGCGCGGCTGGGCAAGGTGCGCAGCGCGGGCATCACCGACCTGCGCCACGGCAACCTGGTGGACGAGGACTGGGTGGGCCGCGACCGCTTCGAGCGCGGCCCCGACCGGCGCCAGCACCTGCCGCTGCCCCCCGGCGTGCGTTGCTACACCGCGGCTGCCAGCGTGGGCGAGGAGCGGCGCGACCTGAAGGACCGCCTGCTCGGTGATGGCCTGGTGCCGCTGGATAGCGCCCTGGGCCGCCACGCCGATGCGGCGCGCACGCTGGACTTTCCGGCCAGCCACCAGTGGGTGGGCTACGGCATCAACCACCTGAAACTGCTCAACCGGCCCGAGGTGTACGCGCCGCTGCGGCGCTGGCTCGGCGAAAACCGCTGA
- a CDS encoding type 1 glutamine amidotransferase: MPANRLKIGLSACFSHADPQRSLFTGKTLQYVEQSIAHWLMSSGAMVVMVPCPTGSTQRGDVTYEHYASWLDGVVLHGGVDVWPGNYGEEPLDERWQGDRIRDDYDKSIVAAFEAQGKPVFGVCRGLQLLNVAYGGTLYQDIETQIPNAFRHRDAQTYDNNYHSVDIKPGTRLSSLYPGVERVRVNSIHHQAVKDLASEFEAEAYSADDKLVEAIRRKDPNKSYIAAVQWHPEFHQASSNTINDQALLDDFLGAATAAKKHRAAA, encoded by the coding sequence ATGCCTGCCAATCGCCTGAAAATCGGACTGTCCGCCTGCTTCTCCCACGCCGACCCGCAGCGTTCGCTGTTCACCGGCAAGACCCTGCAATATGTCGAGCAGTCCATCGCGCACTGGCTCATGTCGTCGGGCGCCATGGTGGTCATGGTGCCCTGCCCCACCGGCAGCACGCAGCGTGGCGACGTCACCTACGAGCACTACGCGAGCTGGCTTGACGGCGTGGTGCTGCACGGCGGCGTGGACGTGTGGCCCGGCAACTATGGCGAGGAGCCGCTGGACGAGCGCTGGCAGGGTGACCGCATCCGCGACGACTACGACAAATCCATCGTCGCCGCGTTCGAGGCCCAGGGCAAGCCGGTGTTCGGCGTGTGCCGCGGCCTGCAGCTGCTCAACGTGGCTTATGGCGGCACGCTGTACCAGGACATCGAGACGCAGATCCCCAATGCCTTCCGCCACCGCGACGCGCAGACCTACGACAACAATTACCACAGCGTGGACATCAAGCCCGGCACCCGGCTGTCGTCGCTGTACCCGGGCGTGGAGCGCGTGCGCGTGAACAGCATCCACCACCAGGCCGTGAAGGACCTGGCCAGCGAGTTCGAGGCCGAGGCCTACAGCGCCGACGACAAGCTGGTCGAGGCGATCCGCCGCAAGGATCCGAACAAGAGCTACATCGCCGCCGTGCAGTGGCACCCCGAGTTCCACCAGGCCAGCTCCAACACCATCAACGACCAGGCCCTGCTGGACGACTTTCTGGGCGCCGCCACGGCCGCCAAGAAACACCGGGCCGCGGCATGA
- a CDS encoding iron-containing alcohol dehydrogenase: MSIHSFSFPTPIQFGAGARKLVADHLKKQGLKRPLIVTDKALAALPVLAEFRTHLEGLDVTVFSGVHGNPTCSQVMDGAAAFKAHHADCVIGFGGGAALDVSKLVGLSATHEGDILEYVWDHPQVRPIIHALPYFVALPTTSGTGSEVGRSSVVSENDTHLKRVVFSPKILARCVFADPELTLGLPPHVTAATGMDALTHNIESYLSPAYHPLCDGIALEGTRIAAAALLTAVKEPGNLQARSDMMMASMMGAIAFQKDLGAVHSCAHALGAVCDLHHGLANALMIDTVLAWNHEAAQAKFEELAHVCGVPGGGKAFVPWLIELKHRVGIAGRLKDHGVTPDHLPRLVEIATADICHQTNPRPCTAADFQKLFEAAL; encoded by the coding sequence ATGAGCATTCACAGCTTCTCCTTCCCCACCCCCATCCAGTTTGGCGCTGGCGCGCGCAAGCTGGTGGCCGACCACCTCAAGAAGCAGGGCCTCAAGCGCCCGCTGATCGTGACCGACAAGGCCCTGGCCGCGCTGCCGGTGCTGGCCGAGTTCCGCACCCACCTCGAGGGCCTGGACGTGACCGTGTTCAGCGGCGTGCATGGCAACCCCACCTGCAGCCAGGTCATGGACGGCGCCGCGGCCTTCAAGGCGCACCACGCCGACTGCGTGATCGGCTTTGGCGGCGGCGCTGCGCTGGACGTGTCCAAGCTCGTGGGCCTGTCGGCCACGCACGAGGGCGACATTCTTGAATACGTCTGGGACCACCCGCAGGTGCGCCCCATCATCCATGCGCTGCCCTACTTCGTGGCCCTGCCCACCACCTCGGGCACGGGCTCGGAGGTGGGCCGCTCGTCGGTCGTGAGCGAGAACGACACCCACCTCAAGCGCGTGGTGTTCAGTCCCAAGATCCTGGCCCGCTGTGTGTTTGCCGACCCCGAGCTCACACTGGGCCTGCCGCCGCACGTGACGGCCGCCACGGGCATGGACGCGCTCACCCACAACATCGAGAGCTACCTGTCGCCGGCCTACCACCCGCTGTGCGACGGCATCGCGCTGGAGGGCACGCGCATCGCCGCGGCGGCGCTGCTCACCGCCGTGAAGGAGCCTGGCAACCTGCAGGCGCGCAGCGACATGATGATGGCCTCGATGATGGGCGCCATTGCCTTCCAGAAAGACCTGGGCGCGGTGCACTCGTGCGCGCATGCGCTGGGCGCCGTGTGCGACCTGCACCACGGCCTGGCCAATGCGCTGATGATCGACACCGTGCTGGCCTGGAACCACGAAGCGGCCCAGGCCAAGTTTGAAGAACTCGCCCATGTGTGCGGCGTGCCCGGTGGCGGCAAGGCCTTTGTGCCCTGGCTGATCGAGCTCAAGCACCGGGTGGGCATCGCCGGCCGCCTGAAGGACCATGGCGTGACGCCGGATCACCTGCCCCGGCTGGTGGAGATCGCCACCGCCGACATCTGCCACCAGACCAACCCGCGGCCCTGCACGGCCGCTGACTTCCAGAAACTTTTTGAAGCCGCCCTGTGA
- a CDS encoding putative 2-aminoethylphosphonate ABC transporter permease subunit — protein sequence MSAVLHSTPAAPLKQRTHWTDRCAHGALALVALALVAFLAFPLLAILQQAVQGKQGEFAGLTNFIAYAQTPALLGSLWNSIWVSVLVTAITVPLAFGFAYALARSCMPFKSLFRGITLIPLLAPSLLSAISLIYWFGNQGVLKDWMQELGIAQIYGAPGIVLAECFAVFPHALMILVTALSLSDARLYEAADAMGTRAARKFFTITLPGAKYGLISAALVSFTLVMTDFGIPKVIGGNFNVLATDVFKLVIGQQDFARGAVVAILLLAPAVLTFGVDSYVSRRQTAMLTARAIPYRPKPSRGYDIVMTLYCCAIAFLVLAMLSMAVFASFASFWPYNLTPSLRHYTLGLVDAEVGEGFVNSLKMAAGTAVFGTTLVFCGAYLLEKTKGMDALRGLVRLLAMLPMAVPGLVLGLGYIFFFNAPHNPLGGLYHTLTLLTLCTIVHFYTTGHLTAVTALKSLDGEFEAVSASLKVPFFKTFWRVTLPICTPALVDIARYFFINAMTTISAVVFLYSPETKVASIAILNLDEAGEMGAAAAMAVLIGLASTLATLLFMGLAWWVNRRTQAWKK from the coding sequence CTGCGCCCATGGCGCGCTGGCGCTGGTGGCGCTGGCGCTCGTGGCCTTCCTGGCCTTTCCCCTGCTGGCCATCCTGCAGCAGGCGGTCCAGGGCAAGCAGGGCGAGTTTGCCGGACTGACCAACTTCATTGCCTACGCCCAGACGCCGGCGCTGCTGGGCAGCCTGTGGAACAGCATCTGGGTCTCGGTGCTGGTTACGGCCATCACGGTTCCCCTGGCGTTTGGCTTTGCCTATGCCCTGGCGCGTTCCTGCATGCCGTTCAAGTCGCTGTTTCGCGGCATCACGCTCATTCCGCTGCTGGCGCCGTCGCTGCTCTCGGCCATCTCGCTGATCTACTGGTTTGGCAACCAGGGCGTGTTGAAGGACTGGATGCAGGAGCTGGGCATTGCCCAGATTTACGGCGCCCCGGGCATCGTGCTGGCCGAGTGCTTTGCGGTGTTCCCGCATGCTCTGATGATTCTGGTCACGGCGCTCAGCCTCTCCGACGCGCGCCTGTACGAGGCCGCCGACGCCATGGGCACCCGCGCCGCGCGCAAGTTCTTCACCATCACCCTGCCCGGCGCCAAATACGGCCTGATCTCGGCGGCGCTGGTCTCGTTCACGCTGGTCATGACCGACTTCGGCATTCCCAAGGTGATTGGCGGCAATTTCAACGTGCTGGCCACCGATGTCTTCAAGCTCGTGATTGGCCAGCAGGACTTCGCGCGGGGCGCGGTGGTGGCCATCCTGCTGCTCGCGCCCGCCGTGCTCACGTTTGGCGTGGACAGCTACGTGAGCCGGCGCCAGACCGCCATGCTGACGGCGCGTGCCATACCCTACCGGCCCAAACCCTCGCGCGGCTACGACATCGTGATGACGCTGTACTGCTGCGCCATTGCCTTCCTGGTGCTGGCCATGCTGAGCATGGCCGTGTTTGCTTCGTTTGCCAGCTTCTGGCCCTACAACCTCACGCCCAGCCTGCGCCACTACACCCTGGGCCTGGTCGATGCGGAGGTGGGCGAGGGCTTTGTCAACAGCCTCAAGATGGCGGCCGGCACGGCGGTGTTCGGCACGACCCTGGTGTTCTGCGGCGCCTACCTGCTTGAAAAAACCAAGGGCATGGACGCTCTGCGCGGCCTGGTGCGGCTGCTGGCCATGCTGCCCATGGCCGTGCCGGGGCTGGTGCTGGGCCTCGGCTACATCTTCTTTTTCAACGCGCCCCACAATCCGCTGGGCGGCCTGTACCACACGCTGACCCTGCTCACGCTGTGCACCATCGTGCACTTCTACACCACGGGCCACCTCACGGCCGTCACCGCGCTCAAATCGCTCGACGGCGAGTTCGAGGCCGTGAGCGCCTCGCTCAAGGTGCCATTCTTCAAGACCTTCTGGCGCGTGACCCTGCCCATCTGCACCCCGGCGCTGGTGGACATTGCACGCTACTTCTTCATCAACGCCATGACCACCATCTCGGCCGTGGTGTTTCTCTATTCCCCCGAGACCAAGGTCGCGTCCATTGCCATCCTCAACCTCGATGAGGCCGGCGAGATGGGCGCCGCGGCCGCCATGGCCGTGCTGATCGGGCTGGCCTCCACCCTCGCCACGCTGCTGTTCATGGGCCTGGCCTGGTGGGTCAACCGCCGCACGCAGGCCTGGAAGAAATGA
- a CDS encoding glutamine synthetase, with the protein MAKVHPALAAVQKPGVSKVKVAVSDIDGILRGKYLHKDKFLGAAEPAPGGGFGFCDVVFGWDSGDNCYDNTTVTGWQHGFPDALARIDLNTGRNVPWDNQVPFFLGDFVSADGSPYPVCPRQTLKRVLRRAGKLGFQVMTGMEFEWFNFRESPQSWAAKKGVSPEPITQGMFGYSLLRMADNGGFFNALMDEMLAFRVPIEGLHTETGPGVYEAAIGFSEALEQADRAILFKTGAREIGKRFGIMPSFMAKWSQQYPGCSGHIHQSLSDGKTNLFYDGKNKRRMSKLFESYLAGQVACLMEFGPMMWPTINSYKRLVDGFWAPVKPTWGIDNRTASFRVIAGSPKATRLETRCPGADVNPYLAHAALIAAGLYGVEKGLKLTAPPITGTNQGAEDVPRAPRTLIETTRQFSRSQIARDMLGDTFVDHFAATREWEWRQWLDGVTDWELKRYFEII; encoded by the coding sequence ATGGCCAAAGTCCATCCCGCGCTGGCTGCCGTGCAGAAGCCCGGCGTCTCCAAGGTCAAGGTCGCCGTGAGCGACATCGACGGCATCCTGCGCGGCAAGTACCTGCACAAGGACAAGTTCCTTGGCGCGGCCGAGCCCGCGCCCGGCGGCGGCTTCGGCTTCTGCGACGTGGTGTTTGGCTGGGACAGCGGCGACAACTGCTACGACAACACCACCGTCACCGGTTGGCAGCATGGCTTTCCGGATGCGCTGGCGCGCATCGACCTCAACACCGGGCGCAACGTGCCCTGGGACAACCAGGTTCCGTTCTTCCTGGGCGACTTCGTCTCGGCCGATGGCAGCCCCTACCCGGTGTGCCCGCGCCAGACCCTCAAGCGCGTGCTGCGCCGCGCCGGGAAGCTGGGGTTCCAGGTCATGACCGGCATGGAGTTCGAGTGGTTCAACTTCCGTGAGTCCCCGCAAAGCTGGGCCGCCAAGAAGGGCGTGAGCCCCGAGCCCATCACCCAGGGCATGTTTGGCTATTCGCTGCTGCGCATGGCCGACAACGGCGGCTTCTTCAACGCGCTGATGGACGAGATGCTGGCGTTTCGCGTGCCCATCGAAGGCCTTCACACCGAAACCGGTCCGGGCGTCTACGAAGCCGCCATCGGCTTCAGCGAAGCGCTGGAGCAGGCCGACCGCGCCATCCTCTTCAAGACCGGCGCGCGCGAGATCGGCAAGCGCTTTGGCATCATGCCCAGCTTCATGGCCAAGTGGAGCCAGCAGTACCCGGGCTGCTCGGGCCACATCCACCAGAGCCTGTCCGACGGCAAGACCAACCTGTTCTACGACGGCAAGAACAAGCGCCGCATGAGCAAGCTGTTTGAAAGCTACCTGGCCGGCCAGGTGGCCTGCCTCATGGAGTTCGGCCCGATGATGTGGCCCACCATCAACAGCTACAAGCGCCTGGTGGACGGCTTCTGGGCGCCCGTCAAACCCACCTGGGGCATTGACAACCGCACCGCCAGCTTCCGCGTGATCGCGGGCAGCCCCAAGGCCACGCGGCTCGAAACCCGCTGCCCCGGCGCCGACGTCAACCCCTACCTGGCGCACGCGGCGCTCATTGCCGCGGGCCTGTATGGCGTGGAAAAAGGGCTCAAGCTCACCGCGCCGCCCATCACCGGCACCAACCAGGGCGCCGAGGACGTGCCGCGCGCTCCGCGCACACTGATCGAGACCACGCGCCAGTTCAGCCGCAGCCAGATTGCCCGCGATATGCTCGGAGACACCTTTGTCGACCACTTTGCCGCCACCCGTGAGTGGGAGTGGCGCCAGTGGCTCGACGGGGTGACCGACTGGGAACTGAAGCGCTATTTTGAAATCATCTGA
- a CDS encoding 2-aminoethylphosphonate--pyruvate transaminase, giving the protein MDRDKILLTPGPLTTTLRTKLAMLRDWGSWDADFNAVTARVRQSLLAIVHGQASHVVVPLQGSGTFSVEAAVATLVPRDGHVLVLDNGAYCKRAARLTSLMGRRCTVVDFADHEQVSPAVLDEHLKADPGITHVVMIHCETGAGVLNPLQAVADVCAAHGRGLIVDAMSSFGAIEIDARKVRFDALVAASGKCLEGVPGMGFVFIRKEVLEGCAGRSQSLAMDLHDQHVYMEKTGQWRFTPPTHVVVALAEAIAQFEAEGGQPARLARYQANYRTLIDGMARLGFMPFLDPAIQAPIIVTFHAPGDPRYEFKAFYAAARAHGFLLYPGKLTQVETFRVGCIGAIGPGEMEQAVHAVELALQDLGLPSGEPAI; this is encoded by the coding sequence ATGGACAGAGACAAGATTCTTTTGACCCCCGGCCCGCTGACCACCACGCTGCGCACCAAGCTCGCCATGCTGCGCGACTGGGGCTCGTGGGACGCCGATTTCAACGCCGTGACGGCGCGCGTGCGCCAAAGCCTGCTGGCCATCGTGCATGGCCAGGCGTCGCACGTGGTCGTGCCCCTGCAGGGCAGCGGCACCTTCAGCGTGGAGGCGGCCGTGGCCACGCTGGTCCCGCGCGATGGCCATGTGCTGGTGCTGGACAACGGCGCCTACTGCAAACGCGCCGCGCGGCTCACCAGCCTCATGGGCCGGCGCTGCACGGTGGTGGACTTTGCCGATCACGAGCAGGTGTCCCCGGCCGTGCTGGACGAGCACCTCAAAGCCGACCCCGGCATCACCCATGTGGTCATGATCCACTGCGAAACCGGTGCCGGCGTGCTGAACCCGCTGCAGGCGGTGGCCGATGTGTGCGCGGCCCATGGCCGCGGCCTGATCGTGGACGCCATGAGCTCCTTTGGCGCCATTGAAATCGATGCGCGCAAGGTCCGCTTTGACGCGCTGGTGGCCGCCAGCGGCAAGTGCCTGGAGGGGGTGCCCGGCATGGGCTTTGTGTTCATCCGCAAGGAGGTGCTGGAGGGCTGCGCCGGGCGCAGCCAGTCGCTCGCCATGGACCTGCATGACCAGCATGTGTACATGGAAAAGACCGGCCAGTGGCGCTTCACGCCGCCCACCCATGTGGTGGTGGCGCTGGCCGAGGCCATCGCGCAGTTCGAGGCCGAGGGCGGCCAGCCCGCGCGCCTGGCGCGCTACCAGGCCAACTACCGCACGCTGATCGATGGCATGGCGCGCCTGGGCTTCATGCCTTTCCTGGACCCGGCCATCCAGGCGCCCATCATCGTCACCTTCCATGCGCCGGGCGACCCGCGCTACGAGTTCAAGGCGTTTTATGCGGCGGCACGGGCCCATGGCTTCCTGCTGTACCCCGGCAAGCTCACACAGGTGGAGACATTTCGCGTAGGCTGTATCGGTGCGATCGGCCCCGGTGAAATGGAGCAGGCCGTGCATGCGGTGGAACTCGCGCTGCAGGACCTCGGCCTGCCCTCGGGTGAGCCCGCGATCTGA
- a CDS encoding aldehyde dehydrogenase family protein — MSTLAVHNPATGALVTTLPADDAASVAARAAQARAAQPAWAATPLAQREECIARFREGIVRELDGLAETMTRETGKPIAMSRNELNGLLGRIDFFLQEVAAVVATETVASDASLQEQIQHIPLGVVANISAWNYPWFVGCNVILPALLTGNAVLYKPSEYAAMTGLAITRLLHEAGVPPEVMACLVGAGEVGAALLAQPVDGVFFTGSVATGQRIAQAVGGRFIKLQLELGGKDPTYVCDDADPVAAAQSLADGAMYNTGQSCCSVERIYVHEKIHDAFVAAFVETVKGFKTGDPMNPDTYVGAITRAPQLDVLDAQVADAKARGATLLTGGKRGAGPGHWFEPTVFSHVNHEMALMRDESFGPLIGIQKVAGDDAAVALMNDTRYGLTAGVYTPDEGRARRLLARVNAGSVYWNCCDRVSPRLPWSGVGDSGVGLTLSSYGIQTFTRPKAWHLRKP; from the coding sequence ATGAGCACGCTGGCCGTTCACAACCCCGCCACGGGCGCGCTGGTCACAACGCTGCCAGCCGACGACGCGGCCTCGGTCGCGGCGCGGGCCGCGCAGGCCCGCGCCGCCCAGCCCGCCTGGGCGGCCACGCCGCTGGCGCAACGCGAGGAGTGCATTGCCCGTTTCCGCGAAGGCATTGTGCGGGAGCTCGATGGCCTGGCCGAGACCATGACGCGCGAGACCGGCAAGCCCATTGCCATGTCGCGCAACGAGCTCAATGGCCTGCTGGGCCGCATCGACTTCTTCCTGCAGGAGGTGGCGGCCGTGGTCGCCACCGAAACCGTGGCCAGCGACGCCAGCCTGCAGGAGCAGATCCAGCACATCCCGTTGGGCGTGGTGGCCAACATCTCGGCCTGGAACTACCCCTGGTTCGTGGGCTGCAACGTGATCCTGCCCGCGCTGCTCACGGGCAATGCGGTGCTCTACAAGCCATCGGAATACGCGGCCATGACCGGCCTGGCGATCACGCGCCTGCTGCATGAGGCCGGCGTGCCGCCCGAGGTCATGGCCTGCCTGGTGGGCGCGGGCGAGGTGGGCGCCGCGCTGCTGGCCCAGCCGGTGGACGGTGTTTTCTTCACCGGCTCGGTGGCCACGGGCCAGCGCATTGCGCAGGCCGTGGGCGGGCGCTTCATCAAGCTGCAGCTCGAGCTGGGCGGCAAGGACCCGACCTATGTCTGCGACGATGCCGACCCGGTCGCGGCGGCCCAGTCGCTGGCCGATGGCGCCATGTACAACACCGGCCAGAGCTGCTGCTCGGTGGAGCGCATCTATGTGCACGAGAAAATCCACGACGCCTTCGTGGCGGCCTTCGTCGAGACCGTCAAGGGCTTCAAGACCGGCGACCCCATGAACCCCGACACCTATGTGGGCGCCATCACGCGCGCGCCGCAGCTCGATGTGCTCGACGCCCAGGTGGCCGACGCCAAGGCCAGGGGAGCCACCCTGCTGACTGGTGGCAAGCGCGGCGCCGGCCCCGGCCACTGGTTCGAGCCCACGGTGTTCAGCCACGTCAACCACGAGATGGCGCTGATGCGCGACGAGAGCTTTGGCCCCCTTATCGGCATCCAGAAAGTCGCGGGCGATGACGCGGCCGTGGCGCTGATGAACGACACCCGCTACGGCCTCACCGCCGGGGTCTACACGCCCGACGAAGGCCGGGCGCGCCGCCTGCTGGCCCGGGTCAACGCCGGCAGCGTCTACTGGAACTGCTGCGACCGCGTCAGCCCGCGCCTGCCCTGGAGCGGCGTGGGCGATTCGGGCGTGGGCCTCACGCTGTCCAGCTACGGCATCCAGACCTTCACCCGGCCCAAGGCCTGGCACCTGCGCAAGCCCTGA
- a CDS encoding HAD-IB family hydrolase, whose protein sequence is MKLALFDLDHTLLAGDSDVLWCDFLMRQRVLDRAEFAPRNADMEARYQAGTVDAQAFADFYVGTLAGRTPQQWEPLRQAFLADEIVPRIPAAAQDLVNRHLDDGDLVVMTTATNRFITELTALYLGIEHLLATETELDGAGVFTGRTRGTLNMREGKVTRLHEWLAARGHALAGFSSIAYSDSINDLPLLQAVTRPVTVNADPRLAAIASGSGWEMLRF, encoded by the coding sequence ATGAAGCTCGCCCTGTTCGACCTGGACCACACCCTGCTGGCGGGCGACAGCGACGTGCTGTGGTGCGACTTCCTCATGCGCCAGCGCGTGCTGGACCGCGCCGAGTTCGCGCCCCGCAACGCCGACATGGAAGCCCGCTACCAGGCCGGCACGGTCGATGCCCAGGCCTTTGCCGACTTTTATGTGGGCACGCTGGCCGGGCGCACGCCGCAGCAGTGGGAGCCGCTGCGCCAGGCGTTCCTGGCCGACGAGATCGTGCCGCGCATTCCCGCGGCGGCGCAGGACCTGGTCAACCGGCACCTGGACGATGGCGACCTCGTGGTCATGACCACGGCCACCAACCGCTTCATCACCGAGCTCACCGCGCTGTACCTGGGCATCGAGCACCTGCTGGCCACCGAGACCGAGCTGGACGGCGCCGGCGTGTTCACGGGCCGCACCCGCGGCACGCTGAACATGCGCGAGGGCAAGGTCACGCGGCTGCACGAGTGGCTGGCCGCGCGCGGCCATGCGCTGGCCGGATTCAGCAGCATCGCCTACAGCGACTCCATCAACGACCTGCCGCTGCTGCAGGCCGTGACGCGGCCCGTGACCGTCAATGCCGACCCCCGGCTGGCCGCCATCGCCAGCGGTTCGGGCTGGGAAATGCTCCGCTTTTGA
- a CDS encoding ATP-binding cassette domain-containing protein: MSPPPAVLAVEHLSFGYPQGYPQRPLFTDWSVRLTPGMTLVCGGDGAGKSTLLRLLAGVLPPQRGDITLNGLRLADHPEAWRQQVFWVDPRADGCDELTPGDCLARMAQRHPGFQHDALDDLIEGLSLAPHMDKRLFMLSTGSRRKVWLAAAFACGAAVTLLDDPFAALDRPSVAFVTARLQDAAGHPSRAWVVTGYEAPAGVPLAATVDLGD; this comes from the coding sequence ATGAGCCCACCGCCCGCCGTCCTTGCCGTTGAGCATCTGAGTTTTGGCTACCCGCAGGGCTACCCGCAGCGCCCGCTGTTCACCGACTGGTCTGTGCGCCTCACGCCCGGCATGACGCTGGTCTGTGGGGGTGACGGCGCCGGCAAGTCCACGCTGCTGCGCCTGCTGGCGGGCGTGCTGCCGCCGCAGCGGGGTGACATCACCCTCAACGGCCTGCGGCTGGCCGACCACCCCGAGGCGTGGCGCCAGCAGGTGTTCTGGGTGGACCCGCGCGCCGACGGCTGCGACGAACTCACGCCCGGCGACTGCCTGGCCCGGATGGCGCAGCGGCATCCCGGGTTTCAGCACGATGCACTGGATGACCTGATCGAAGGCCTGTCACTGGCGCCGCACATGGACAAGCGCCTGTTCATGCTGTCCACTGGCAGCCGCCGCAAGGTCTGGCTGGCCGCGGCCTTTGCCTGCGGCGCGGCAGTCACGCTGCTGGACGACCCGTTTGCGGCGCTGGACCGGCCCTCGGTGGCGTTTGTGACCGCGCGGCTGCAGGACGCTGCGGGGCACCCGTCCCGCGCCTGGGTGGTGACGGGCTATGAGGCGCCGGCCGGCGTGCCGCTGGCCGCCACCGTGGACCTGGGGGACTGA